GTATAAAGAGCTTTGAGCGCTCAAATAGGGTAGAAAACCAGTCCAGGTCCCATAGCACTATGACACATACAACTACATTCGGacaatttatttcttttacccTTGGCTACCCTCTCACGGTTCCACACCCTGTAATCACTGCTTATTTTTTAACCAGCTAATGCAGGTTAAACACTTACCGTCACACTAACACATCCAGAATCACCTCAACTCAGTTCACCGACCTAGAGCCTTGTTGATGTGAGATGACTGATGCGGCGCTCCACTGCCCACCTCCCCCGTTGTATCAGCTAACTCATGTAGCCACCTACAGTATGAAGTTGGCTGGTTAATGCTTTAGGCTCGCCTGCTTTTTAATCCAAAGTACTTTTAACACTGCTGGCTGCTGTGACACGGTGGTCATTTGAAAAGTGTAGTTCAACTGAAAAGCCAGATTTTCTTGCCTGTGTCGATGTCGTGGGATTTTCAAAAGTCTGATGGGCTTTATCAAAAAAGTAATCATGAAAAATACATGTGgcagtttttcttcttccagTGTCTActttggatcgatatctgctGCACTAAGAAAGAAACATCATAGTTCTGTTACATCAGAAGATTAAATTATTTAGACAGTCTTTACACTGATCTACTAAATAGTACCAAATCCTGACTAACAATAGtagctttttaaagttttttatgtatttatcatGTGGTTTCCATGTCCAAGACATTTTCCTGTCTGTTTTAGGGTTTTTTCAGGCGCAGCATCCAAAAGAACATGGTGTATACGTGCCACAGAGACAAGAACTGTCAGATCAACAAAGTGACCCGCAACCGCTGCCAATACTGTCGGCTGCAGAAGTGCTTTGAGGTCGGCATGTCCAAAGAAGGTAAGCGTCTCAGATATTACGGGCTGTCGGTGTGTCGCTATCGAGGAAAAAGCAAAAGGAGTTGTGTCTTTTCCTCATCTCGTGCACGTGTTTCCCGGTAGCGGTGCGTAACGACaggaacaaaaagaagaaggacGTGAAGGAGGAAGTGGTGCTGCCCGAGAACTACGAACTAAGTGGAGAACTGGAGGAGCTGGTCAACAAAGTCAGCAAAGCTCACCAAGAGACCTTCCCGTCTCTGTGCCAACTAGGAAAATACACCACAGTGAGTCTTTTTTTAGCACATAATTGCATCCACTTCTCGACACTCGCGCTCCACTTAAGCTCACCGCTTTGCAGGAAGGACAAACACTATGTGGAGTTTGCACAgtcacacagaaagaaaaaaaaaagtgtccctctttctctctcccagaATTCAagtgctgaccacagagtgcaGCTGGACTTGGGCCTATGGGATAAGTTCAGTGAGCTCTCCACAAAGTGCATTATAAAGATTGTGGAGTTTGCCAAGCGGCTACCAGGCTTCACTACGCTCACCATCGCTGACCAGATCACCCTCCTCAAATCTGCATGTCTGGACATCCTGGTACTAGCGCCACGCTCCTATTACTCCTCCCCTTTAATCGACTACACCTCCACATCCCTAAGCTATTCATTTGTCACGCTGCTTTGTGATTCTGAACAGCTGCCGTGCAAACATTTCAACGTGAACTTCTTTCTGGAAATTTCTTGTTTATGCCTCATCATATTCTTCCCCTGCTTAGATGCTGAGGATTTGCACTCGCTACACACCAGAGCAGGACACGATGACCTTTTCAGATGGCCTGACTCTAAACAGGACCCAGATGCATAACGCCGGCTTTGGCCCGCTTACAGACCTGGTGTTTGCCTTCGCCGGTCAGCTGCTGCCTTTGGAGATGGACGACACGGAGACGGGGCTGCTCAGCGCCATCTGTCTCATCTGCGGAGGTAAACTTGGGTCACTGTTCGGCGTCTGTTTGCATCGTGTTCACTTGCAGTCATGGAATTATTGATGGAAACGAAGAGCCATCAGTGTACGGTCACAGTTTAGCAGTCAGTCGGTAGTATGAAGGCTGTAACAGTGTCTCACTTCTTGTCATTGTTTTGCTGTGTCCTCTCTCTTCACTTCACTCCTAGACCGTATGGACTTGGAAGAGCCGGAGAAGGTGGACAAGCTGCAGGAACCGCTGCTAGAGGCCCTGAAGATCTACACCCGACGCAGACGCCCGAACAAGCCTCACATGTTTCCCCGAATGCTGATGAAAGTCACAGACCTCAGGGGAATCAGCACCAAGGGTTAGCTTGTTTTTTTCATAGCGCAACCACAGTTTGGAGTAGATCTCAGTGTCAAAGCTCAACACGCATAAGTACTGAAATTAGATGACTCCTGTCTGTTAGCATGTGAcgttctttgtttctttataccTACGAGTAAAtaaatgtccatgtgtgtgcAGGTGCAGAAAGAGCCATCACACTAAAGACAGAGATCCCCGGCCCCATGCCTCCCCTGATCAGGGAGATGCTGGAGAACCCGGACTCCTTCGAGGACAGCAGCGACTCTGGCGACAGCGGCGCAGCTGCTCCCCCTGCCATTCAAGCCATCAAGCAAGAGGACAAGGCCACGTACGAGTCAGCCTtcgaggaagaagaggaggaggaagaggacgaCTATTGGGACGAGGAGAAAGAGCGAGGGGCAGACAGCGACGGAGAGGCGTGGGGGGAGGCGGCAGCGGGCGCGCAAAAGAAAGGCGTGACAGGGAAGACGCAGTGAGAGAGGGAAGGAGAGACACAAGACGACACCGCTGCCTCGCACGGATTGGCCGAGCGCCGCCGCCGAGCAACGTCAGCTCGCGGAAACCTCACAGATTAAAGCTCTTAAAACGGCGTTTCGCACAGCACATATCCGCGTATACTGTACATACTGACTGAAAGGAAAATGTGTTCAATTCAGTGTAGAAAGTGAGGAATTTGGAGACGCAAAAGCACTACATTTCAGTGGATTGATGAGGGcacagttaaaaaagaaaatcacagtgCCAGAATGtttaaaagatatatatatgttaaaaaaaaaaagcgtttTGTCCgcacaaagacaggaaaaacaGTTGTTGAGAGACAAAAAATGCACTCCTCCGCTATCTATTAAGGGCTATGCTTTGTATAAAATTGATGGTAAGAGTACATTGCAGCGACAGAACTCTTATGTGGCGTCCAGATGCCACAGATGTCTTCTCAGAATTACTTTTATTACTATTCAGAGATATGCTACTTATTTTTTCATTGTATGGTTTTTATAAGCATGTACACATTactgttttgtcttttgcttgtttgtgggaCCTCgtgttgctttttttgtgtATATTTTCACACTCAGTGCTCGCATCTGACTGGACAATTTGTGCTTTTTATCGTATGCGTTAGTTTTATCGGACACAGTGAAGCAATAgcagaagaaaagaggaaaacaaaaaggaaaaagagcaaTAGCTAAAGAGTCATGGGAGTCATGAGCAGGACTCAAACTCACAGTGTGATCATTCAGGATTAGTGATTGGCTAATCTGAAAGAAATGCAAGAGgacttcagctttaattcaaaccCTGGTGCTTGTGGgccaaataataaaaatgtcagaGAAATGCGGGAAAACATATCTCCAGTTGATCAGGGCCACGCTTCACCTGTTTTTACAGTATTTCTTTCCCATCAGACGTTCTTTCACACAGGTTAGGAATCATTAACACTTACAGTGCATGCACTCGTTCAAACAGCCAGGTACAGTTAAGCCATAagattttcttcttgtttttttaaggcgAGCAAAGACTCATCCAAGCAAACACAACCATTAAAAGCCGTTTACATCACAGAAAcctcagatgtgtgtgtgtgtgtgtgagtgtgtgagtgtgtcccAGTAAACAGGGTGGTGTCATAGACATGTTACATCACTGCCATCATCCACATG
This genomic interval from Oreochromis niloticus isolate F11D_XX linkage group LG5, O_niloticus_UMD_NMBU, whole genome shotgun sequence contains the following:
- the LOC100707970 gene encoding retinoic acid receptor gamma-A isoform X2 produces the protein MFDCMEALGLAPRPLFDVSRQGSCMLSKAAPYFSGLDPFAWAGTSSVQSVETQSTSSEEMVPSSPSPPPPPRVYKPCFVCQDKSSGYHYGVSSCEGCKGFFRRSIQKNMVYTCHRDKNCQINKVTRNRCQYCRLQKCFEVGMSKEAVRNDRNKKKKDVKEEVVLPENYELSGELEELVNKVSKAHQETFPSLCQLGKYTTNSSADHRVQLDLGLWDKFSELSTKCIIKIVEFAKRLPGFTTLTIADQITLLKSACLDILMLRICTRYTPEQDTMTFSDGLTLNRTQMHNAGFGPLTDLVFAFAGQLLPLEMDDTETGLLSAICLICGDRMDLEEPEKVDKLQEPLLEALKIYTRRRRPNKPHMFPRMLMKVTDLRGISTKGAERAITLKTEIPGPMPPLIREMLENPDSFEDSSDSGDSGAAAPPAIQAIKQEDKATYESAFEEEEEEEEDDYWDEEKERGADSDGEAWGEAAAGAQKKGVTGKTQ
- the LOC100707970 gene encoding retinoic acid receptor gamma isoform X1; the protein is MAANREHQVRHMTGYPRALYPFTFNSMRSHSPFDLLASSHLFGRFGADLPKEMAALSVETQSTSSEEMVPSSPSPPPPPRVYKPCFVCQDKSSGYHYGVSSCEGCKGFFRRSIQKNMVYTCHRDKNCQINKVTRNRCQYCRLQKCFEVGMSKEAVRNDRNKKKKDVKEEVVLPENYELSGELEELVNKVSKAHQETFPSLCQLGKYTTNSSADHRVQLDLGLWDKFSELSTKCIIKIVEFAKRLPGFTTLTIADQITLLKSACLDILMLRICTRYTPEQDTMTFSDGLTLNRTQMHNAGFGPLTDLVFAFAGQLLPLEMDDTETGLLSAICLICGDRMDLEEPEKVDKLQEPLLEALKIYTRRRRPNKPHMFPRMLMKVTDLRGISTKGAERAITLKTEIPGPMPPLIREMLENPDSFEDSSDSGDSGAAAPPAIQAIKQEDKATYESAFEEEEEEEEDDYWDEEKERGADSDGEAWGEAAAGAQKKGVTGKTQ